In a single window of the Erinaceus europaeus chromosome 21, mEriEur2.1, whole genome shotgun sequence genome:
- the CHCHD4 gene encoding mitochondrial intermembrane space import and assembly protein 40, translating to MAYCRQEGKDRIIFVTKEDHEMPSSAELVADDPNDPYEEHGLILPNGDINWNCPCLGGMASGPCGEQFKSAFSCFHHSREEIKGSDCVGQFRAMQECMQKYPDLYPQDEEEEEVEEEPVEPSAEAAPSEAPAVKEKGGSS from the exons GGAAGGACCGAATTATATTCGTGACCAAAGAAGACCACGAGATGCCCAGCAGTGCAGAGCTGGTGGCAGATGACCCCAACGACCCTTACGAGGAGCATG GATTGATACTGCCAAATGGAGACATTAACTGGAACTGCCCGTGCCTGGGGGGAATGGCCAGTGGCCCCTGTGGGGAGCAGTTCAAGTCGGCCTTTTCCTGCTTCCACCACAGCAGGGAGGAGATCAAAGGGTCGGACTGTGTAGGCCAGTTCCGAGCCATGCAGGAATGCATGCAGAAGTACCCGGACCTCTATCcccaggatgaggaggaagaggaggtggaggaggagccaGTGGAGCCCTCAGCAGAAGCAGCTCCCTCTGAGGCTCCTGCAGTCAAAGAGAAAGGGGGCTCGAGCTAA